In Pan troglodytes isolate AG18354 chromosome 20, NHGRI_mPanTro3-v2.0_pri, whole genome shotgun sequence, the genomic window AGAGGAAGAGACAGTGTTTGCAAACAGGGCAGCTGCCAAGCAGGGGcgggggagagaggaggaaggtgcGAAGGAGAGAGGGCGCAGGCGGCGCCCGCCGGCGGCGCCTGCGTGACCTTCCCACCCTGGCTACACATTGACAGGcatatgcgcacacacacacggatcCGATGTCCACACATAGCGAGTCACATTCACTCCCCATACACACAAGTACGTCAGCACACACAAGCTCGGATGCTCATGCAGACACAACAGGCACAAAGCTGTATTGTCATCCACGTGCAGTGAGACAACgccatcctccctcctttccATGCATATGCactcacacacgtgcacacacatgctctcacatgcacactcacactgGCGTACACACTCATGCTCACCCACGAAtttacatgtgcacacatgtgcacactcatacatgcacacacatttacacttgcgcacacatgcacacacatactcgTGGACACACATGAACATTCACTGGCACACACACTCATGGTCACGTATGACATTCACActtgcacacatgtgcacacttgTACTCACATGCATATGCATACACTCAatcgcacacacacactcatgcacacgaCATTCACACTTGAACATATGTGCACACTTGTACTCACGCACGCAcatacacacttgcacacacatccacacttacacacatgtgcacactcacgcacacacgcatgcacactcatggacacacatgcacactcacactgGCACACATACTCATGCTCACACATGACACACTTGCACACatttgcacacacatgcacacgctcACAattgcacacacattcacacttgCACAATATGCACACTCcatgcatgcacactcacactcacagacacacgtGCACACTCACTGGTGCACACATACTCATGCTAACGACATTCACActtgcacacatgtgcacactctCATATGCACACGcatacactcacatgcacactcacactcatgcacacatgcatatagAGTTCCTTGATGGAAGCTTTGAGGACCATATCTTTCATTCCATTGTTAGCACACAAACTTTGGTTTGGTAAAGGAAAGGGATTCTTAGAAGCAGGTGGCTCACTCCCTCCTGCCCACAGCTCTGCCATCAGGACCCCCTGCAGGACAgcagggaggctcaggcagctCATCCTcacccctctgtctctctctctcccttcctctctgtctcttttctctgtctgtgtctctcttccTGTGtttgtctctctccatctctgtttctctctctgtctctgtctctgtttctctttctctctatctctgtatgtgtctgtgtctctctctctctcttcctccacctgtttctttttctgtgtgtctgtttctctaTCTGcatctctccttctttttctctcccccgtctctgtttctctgtgtgtgtctctgtctctctccatctctccctgctctctgtttctctgtgtctctgtctctctaccTCTGCACCCCCCTCCCTCTTCCACACGTCCTCTGATGCACACTCCCCTTCTCGTTCCCGAGCAGACAGACTCGCAGCAGCACTGGGATCTGAGTGCCAGATGGAGTTTATTTGCAGAGTGGCTGGGGCGAGAGAAGGCAAAACACATCACAGAGAGGGTGGTGCCAGGTGGGAGGGAGACCCGGccggagagaaggagagaggacgGCGGGAGGACAGGGACGGAGGGGAGGCTGCGCCACACCAGACAGGCTAATTTATTTAACAGACATTTCCTGACCCCTGCTGCAGGCCATCGCTGAGTACATGGGGTCTGTCAGCAGAAGGAAGGCGGCAAAGACCCCCGACTCCAGGAGCTCacaaaataaccacaaaaaaataagccatGCAGGTAGAAGAGGATACACGTCCTAGAGCAACAGTAGAGTGAGGGGATGAGGAGGCAGACAGTAAGCATTTACAACgcgcagctgtaatcccagcactgcgggaggccgaggtgggagactcgctcgaggccaggaatttgagactagcctgagcaacatagcaagacccgcccccaaccatctctttaaaaagttaaaaattagcctagcgtggtggcgcatgcctgtagtcccagctactcaggaggctgaggcaggaagatggcttgagctgtGGattttgagactgcagtgagcagagatagcaccactgcactccagcctgggagacagagcgagaccctgtctcaaaaaaaataaaaatgcaggggGTGAGGGAATGAGCCTAAAGTGTCCTGAGCAAAGAGCAAGTGCAGAGGTCCTGGGGAAGGTGGCGGCAGCTCCCGAGAGCCACGCGGAGGTCTGAGACCCTGGGGAAGGTGGCGGCAGGTATGGAGGGACATGCAGAGGTCTGAGGCCCTCATGGACCAAGGGAGGAATGCAGCctgcagagaggagagaggaggaggacgCAGAGGGGAATCCCAAGCCCCATGGATGTAAACACACTGAGGAGAAACCAAAAGCCGTCGGCCTTGGAGGCCTCGGGTGGGGCGGCTTCCCTTTCTGCATCCCCCGGGGCCTCCTCACTGCCCAGCCTCCTCTTCCGCCGctcccactgcctcagcctcgccCTCCCGCCGCCTCCAGGGGCGCCCCAGGTGCTCCCTGATGGAGATCACAGCGCTCCTCCTTCGGGGGTGAGGGTCCAGCAGCCCCCACAGAAGCGCGTCGGCCGCGGGGGCCAGGCCGAACCAGGGCTGAGGGCGGTCCCGGGGCTGGCCCGACGCCTGCCAGATGAGGAAGTCCTCGTAGAAGGGGTCGGCCTCGGCCAAGGGCCGGTCCCAGGGGAAGTAGCCGGTGAGGAGGCAGAAGAGCAGGACGCCCAGCGCCCAGGCGTCCAGGGCGGGCTGAATGGGCAGGCCCTCGGGGAGCGGCGGGGGCGCGCAGAGCTCGGGGGCCGTGTAGGGGATGGGCGGCCCGGCCAGGCGCAGCAGCGTCCCGCGGGGCCTCGTGTGGCCGAAGTCGGTCAGCTTGAAGCGCCGGCAGTCCGGGTCGCACACCAGGACGTTCTCCGGCTTCAGGTCCCGGTACACCAGGCCGCGGGCGTGGATGTACTCCAGGGCGGAGGCCAGCTGGGCGGCGCAGCGGTGCACCGCGGGCTGCGGGAGGCCCACCTGCGGGGAGAGGGGTCAGGGCCCAGTGCCCCGGGGCCACGGAAGGCAACCGAGACCGCGGGGCCTCTCCTCCGCCCGGGAAGCAGGCCCAGGACACTGAGGCCGGTAAGGAAGACGGTGAATAGTTGGCCCTGTGAGGCCTAGTGTGACCTGTGAGGCCTGTGGGTTTAGGGGCCTAGGGTGACCCCATAAGGCCTAGTGTGACCCTATGGGGCCTGTGGGTTTAGTGTGGCCTAGTGTGACCTGTGAGGCCTGTGGGTTTAGGGGCCTAGGGTGACCTGTGAGGCCTGCGGGTTTAGTGTGACCTAGGGTGACCTGTGAGGCCTGCGGGTTTAGGAGGCCTAGGGTGACCCCATAAGGCCTAGTGTGACCTGTGAGGCCTGTGGGTTTAGGGGCCTAGGGTGACCTGTGAGGCCTGCGGGTTTAGTGTGGCCTAGGGTGACCCTGTGAGGCCTAGTGTGACCCTATGGGGCCTGTGGGTTTAGTGGGGCCTAGGGTGACCCTGTAAGGCCTGCGGGTTTAGTGTGGCCTAGTGTGACCTGTGAGGCCTGTGGGTTTAGTGTGGCCTAGTGTGACCTGTGAGGCCTGCGGGTTTAGGAGGCCTAGGGTGACCCCATAAGGCCTAGTGTGACCTGTGAGGCCTGTGGGTTTAGGGGCCTAGGGTGACCTGTGAGGCCTGCGGGTTTAGTGTGGCCTAGGGTGACCCTGTGAGGCCTAGTGTGACCCTATGGGGCCTGTGGGTTTAGTGGGGCCTAGGGTGACCCTGTAAGGCCTAGTGTGACCTGTGAGGCCTGTGGGTTTAGTGTGGCCTAGTGTGACCTGTGAGGCCTGTGGGTTTAGTGTGGCCTAGTGTGACCTGTGAGGCCTGTGGGTTTAGTGTGGCCTAGTGTGACCTGTGAGGCCTGTGGGTTTAGTGTGACCTAGTGTGACCTGTGAGGCCTGTGGGTTTAGTGTGGCCTAGGGTGACCCTGTGAGACCTAGTGTGACCTGTGAGGCCTGTGGGTTTAGTGGGGCCTGGGGTGACCCTGTGAGGCCTAGTGTGACCTGTGAGGCCTGCGGGTTTAGTGGGGTCTGGGGTGACCCTGTAGGACCTGTAGGTTAAGCGGGGCCTAGGGTGACCCTGTAGGGCCTGTGACTTGATTGGGGTCCAGTGTGACCTGGGGCTGCCTGGTGGTGAGTCTCCATGGTGTATTGCGTGAGTTCTGTGATGTCTATGAACTCCAAAGAGGCCTAACAACTCCACGAGTCCTGTGGGCCCCACGAGGGGCCTCCGGGGGGTAGGGGAGGCCCAGGGAGGCCCAACGCAGTGGCTGTGGCTCCTGCGGCCCAGGCTGCTCAGGACATTCCTGGGAGGCCGCTGAGGCACTCGGAGGCGGCTTGGGGTCTGCCTACGCACCTTGGGCTGGATGAAGGCCATGAGGTCCCCGTGCAGGACGGGCTCCGTCAGGAAGCTGTAGGAGTGTGCCGACTCGATGCCAATGCCGTAGGCCGTCACGATGGCTGAGTGCGCGCCCAGCGAGAGCCCCACACAGAACTCGTACAGGAAGCCACGGAGGGACGTGCGGGGTTTCGGGAGCTGCTTCAGTGCCAGGGGTGTGCCTGGGGAAGCAGGGACAGGTATGGGAGGCGTGCAGCAGCCAAGGGCCACCTGGGCCAGCTGCTGTGTTCCCCTGTGGTACCCCCGATGGCCCCTCAGCTTGGACTCTTTCCCATAGACCATCTCCACCTCCTCcaactcccacctccctcccgagCCCATCCTAACAGCATGGCCACCCAAGCATCACCAGTGGTACCAATAGTTATAGCACGCTGGGGACCAGCTGGGGGCTCAGGCCTGCGATCCCAGTGCTTtcggagaccgaggcaggaggatccgttgaggccaggagtttgagaccagctcggacaacacagtgagaccctacctctaaaaaaagttttaaaaaggccgggcactgtggctcacgcctgtaatcccagtactttgggagaccaaggcgggtggattgcttgatgtcaggagttcgagaccagcctggtcaatatggtgaaacctcttctctactaaaaacataaaaatctagttgggtgtggtggcgcatgcctgtaatcccagccacttggccggctgaggcaggagaattgcttgaacccaggaggcagaggttgcagtgagccgagattgcgccactgcactccagcctgggggacagagtgaaaaaaaaaattaaaaaaataattagctgggcatggtggcatctgtaaaaaattaaataaaataataacagtacGTGGTGAATTTCTACCTTGCTTTCTTACAAGCCTATAGCCATGGAGATGGAGGGATACCATGAAATTTCTCCAATGACCTCGTTTGGCTTCTCATGACAGCAAACTCGTGTTTGAGGCAAAAAGGTATTTTTGAGACACCTGGGGAAAAGGTAACCCACACTGGGTAAGAAAGCCAATTAGGAATTGTGGATTTTGTCACGTGTGGAAACGACTTCCTAGAAGCTAAACTCCCCGAAGGAACTTCtgatgtcttccttttttttttttgagatgcagtttcacacttgttgtccagactggagtgcagtggcatcatctcggctcactgcaacctctgcctcccgggttcaagcgattctcctgcctcagcctcccgagtagctgggattacgggcacctgccaccatacccagctaatttttgtatttttagtacagatggggtttcaccatgttggtcaggctagtcttgaactcctggcctcaggtgatgacccacctcagcctcctgaagcattgggattacaggtgtgagccactacacccgccctttttttttttt contains:
- the SBK2 gene encoding serine/threonine-protein kinase SBK2 codes for the protein MPGKQSEAGPAEAGASEDSEEEGLGGLTLEELQHGQEAARALEDMMTLSAQTLVRAEVDELYEEVRPLGQGRYGRVLLVTHRQKGTPLALKQLPKPRTSLRGFLYEFCVGLSLGAHSAIVTAYGIGIESAHSYSFLTEPVLHGDLMAFIQPKVGLPQPAVHRCAAQLASALEYIHARGLVYRDLKPENVLVCDPDCRRFKLTDFGHTRPRGTLLRLAGPPIPYTAPELCAPPPLPEGLPIQPALDAWALGVLLFCLLTGYFPWDRPLAEADPFYEDFLIWQASGQPRDRPQPWFGLAPAADALLWGLLDPHPRRRSAVISIREHLGRPWRRREGEAEAVGAAEEEAGQ